In Sphingobacterium sp. PCS056, the following proteins share a genomic window:
- the mutL gene encoding DNA mismatch repair endonuclease MutL has product MSDIIQLLPDNVANQIAAGEVVQRPAAAIKELIENAIDAGADKIQLIIKDAGKSLIQVIDNGCGMSVTDARLCFERHATSKIRKAEDLFAIRTMGFRGEAMASIAAIAHVTLKTRRFEDELGTVVEIEGSKIITQAPEAVAAGTNISIKNLFFNIPARRNFLKSNSVEMRHIIEEFQRIALANPEIFLTLHSDGNEMFHLPAETLKQRIVHLFGNTYNQRLVPVEEDTSIIKVNGFVGKPQFAKKTRGEQFFFVNKRFIRDHYLNHAVMNAFEEILPAETFPLYVLFIDIDPSKIDINVHPTKTEIKYEDEKAIYAIIRSAVKRSLGRYNIAPSLDFEQETGFSNMITPKPLDEIIVPTVSFNPDFNPFEPDQVTKTTFSRADNYMAGFEKKSAIPQNWDTLYQITERDESMQLPLEHEQQERSIHQLPGVNSQVTTKQFFQIHNRFIVSQIHSGVMLIDQQAAHERILFEQFKSQLDQHKGLSQQSLFPQSIDLNPSDNELMQDLLEDIQSLGFQIRSFGKNSYIIDGIPADLGTGIDERKIIEQILEDYKNNLSDFKIEKRENLAKSLARNAAIKPGTFLDNNAISELIDQLFACESPNISIFGKPIVITITLQELLEKFSKN; this is encoded by the coding sequence ATGTCGGATATTATTCAATTACTACCAGATAATGTTGCCAATCAGATTGCAGCAGGTGAAGTCGTACAAAGACCTGCCGCTGCTATTAAAGAATTGATTGAAAATGCTATAGATGCTGGAGCTGACAAGATACAATTGATCATCAAAGATGCTGGAAAATCATTAATTCAAGTGATTGATAATGGTTGTGGAATGAGCGTGACGGATGCACGTCTTTGTTTTGAACGACATGCTACTTCCAAAATTCGTAAAGCAGAAGACTTGTTTGCCATTCGTACAATGGGATTTCGTGGAGAAGCGATGGCTTCTATCGCAGCCATTGCACATGTGACATTGAAAACACGTCGATTTGAGGATGAATTGGGTACTGTTGTCGAGATCGAAGGTTCAAAAATCATCACTCAAGCTCCTGAAGCAGTAGCTGCAGGCACCAATATTTCTATTAAAAATCTTTTTTTCAATATACCCGCACGCCGTAACTTTTTAAAAAGTAACTCGGTAGAAATGCGCCATATTATAGAAGAATTTCAACGGATAGCATTAGCTAATCCGGAGATCTTTTTGACTCTACATAGTGATGGAAATGAAATGTTTCATTTACCAGCGGAGACCTTAAAACAGCGTATTGTTCATCTTTTTGGGAATACATACAATCAGCGATTAGTACCTGTGGAAGAGGATACTTCTATTATTAAGGTGAATGGCTTTGTCGGTAAGCCTCAATTTGCTAAAAAAACAAGGGGTGAGCAATTTTTCTTTGTCAACAAAAGATTTATCAGAGATCATTATCTGAATCATGCTGTTATGAATGCCTTTGAGGAAATTCTTCCTGCAGAGACCTTTCCTTTGTATGTATTATTTATTGATATTGATCCTTCAAAAATCGATATTAATGTTCATCCAACGAAGACCGAGATTAAATATGAAGATGAAAAAGCGATTTATGCCATCATCCGATCTGCTGTCAAAAGATCCCTCGGTCGCTATAACATTGCACCATCGCTGGATTTTGAGCAAGAAACAGGTTTTTCGAACATGATTACTCCAAAACCTTTGGATGAAATCATTGTGCCTACCGTTAGTTTCAACCCTGATTTTAATCCTTTTGAACCGGATCAAGTCACTAAAACAACATTTTCACGTGCTGATAACTATATGGCAGGTTTTGAGAAAAAATCGGCCATTCCACAAAATTGGGATACTTTATATCAAATCACAGAGCGAGATGAATCCATGCAGTTGCCGCTTGAACATGAGCAGCAAGAGCGTTCTATTCATCAACTACCCGGGGTTAATAGTCAAGTAACTACCAAGCAGTTTTTTCAAATCCACAATAGATTTATTGTCTCGCAGATTCATTCTGGAGTCATGCTCATCGATCAACAGGCGGCACACGAACGTATTTTGTTTGAACAATTCAAATCACAGCTCGACCAACACAAAGGATTGAGCCAACAAAGTTTATTCCCACAAAGTATTGACTTAAATCCATCAGATAATGAATTGATGCAAGATCTTTTGGAAGATATCCAAAGTTTAGGGTTTCAAATTCGTTCATTTGGTAAAAATAGTTACATTATTGACGGTATTCCTGCAGATCTAGGGACTGGAATTGATGAACGTAAAATCATTGAACAGATTTTAGAAGACTATAAAAACAATTTGAGCGATTTTAAAATTGAAAAACGCGAAAATTTAGCGAAAAGCCTAGCACGCAATGCTGCAATAAAACCAGGAACTTTCTTGGATAACAATGCGATATCAGAACTTATTGATCAATTATTTGCTTGCGAATCTCCAAATATTTCTATTTTCGGAAAACCAATCGTTATTACCATTACCTTACAGGAACTCCTAGAAAAGTTTAGTAAAAACTAA
- a CDS encoding endonuclease/exonuclease/phosphatase family protein: MARRALVKKRLGYLSRTVFIFNILAIVALLISYSAAFINPKTFWPIAFFGLGYLPILLINIGFIAYWLLRKPKMLIFSLLTILIGWPLLTKHWNPRSTAPITAKTTDYIRVLSFNAHLFKDIHDAKKNFKNDALTILDSIKPDIVCFQEYYSKIKGKYVISNEFKIKLGYDYHYFAESSKNDYEAYGMTIFSKYPIVNSGNILDNDYGINRISYADIKKNDSTIRVYNVHLRSFALQNEDKEFIQNPSSKNETHNQASRRLGRKLKNAFEFRSEQASSLKRHMNACTSPYIVMGDFNDTPMSYSVNLVSKGLHNAFKEKGAGWGVTHYEMLPIFQIDYIFASPAFEVLNYHVVKRKLSDHYPIWSDLKLKN; this comes from the coding sequence ATGGCTAGGCGGGCACTCGTAAAAAAAAGATTGGGTTATTTGAGCAGGACGGTTTTCATTTTCAACATTCTTGCCATTGTTGCCTTATTGATTAGTTATTCAGCCGCTTTCATCAATCCTAAAACATTTTGGCCAATTGCTTTTTTTGGTCTAGGATACCTGCCTATTCTCCTTATAAACATCGGTTTTATTGCTTATTGGTTATTACGAAAGCCAAAAATGCTAATCTTTTCTTTGCTGACCATCCTAATCGGATGGCCTTTATTAACCAAACATTGGAACCCCAGGTCCACCGCTCCAATTACTGCAAAAACAACAGATTATATTCGTGTTTTAAGTTTCAATGCTCATCTTTTTAAGGATATACACGATGCTAAGAAAAACTTTAAAAATGATGCCTTGACAATATTGGATAGTATCAAACCTGACATCGTATGTTTTCAGGAATATTACAGTAAAATAAAAGGAAAATACGTCATCTCCAATGAATTTAAAATCAAACTGGGGTATGACTATCATTATTTTGCTGAAAGTTCTAAGAATGATTATGAGGCTTATGGTATGACTATTTTTTCGAAATATCCGATTGTGAATTCAGGAAATATTTTAGACAATGACTATGGTATCAATCGAATTTCTTATGCTGATATTAAGAAAAATGACAGTACAATTCGCGTATACAATGTTCATCTCAGATCATTTGCGCTTCAAAATGAAGATAAAGAATTTATTCAAAATCCATCAAGTAAAAATGAAACCCACAATCAAGCTTCAAGACGTTTGGGCAGAAAGCTAAAAAATGCTTTTGAATTCAGAAGTGAGCAAGCTAGTTCTTTAAAAAGACATATGAACGCCTGTACTTCTCCGTACATCGTGATGGGAGATTTTAATGATACACCAATGAGTTATTCTGTAAATCTAGTGAGCAAAGGTCTTCATAATGCCTTTAAAGAAAAAGGTGCCGGCTGGGGAGTCACACATTATGAAATGTTGCCGATCTTTCAGATTGATTATATTTTTGCCAGCCCTGCATTTGAGGTATTAAATTATCACGTGGTCAAAAGAAAGCTATCTGATCACTATCCGATCTGGAGTGATCTAAAATTGAAAAACTAG
- a CDS encoding rhomboid family intramembrane serine protease — protein MRENSFKNFIRTTFGSGSPIPFIISGNVALFILIYLFDILFELKIIPIPLFQWTVDQLSLPTNFQAFIQQPWSLLTYNFLYTGLFNVAFDCLWLYWLGNIFFNFLSKRQFLFIYIFSGLLAGLIFLIFSHLALFSNLPNPYLNTGSITIAAILASIATLVPKYELRLLLFGNVKLKTIAIVYFAIQFLFFILTNKPAAISYFCAVIFGMGYTYALQSGMDWSKIFKKKDKKRSKLKVVVGHGERSMPQHRYDLPNQDQIDQILDKISLSGYDSLSTHEKEILFKASNNNKIDG, from the coding sequence ATGAGGGAAAATTCGTTCAAAAACTTTATCAGGACAACCTTCGGTTCAGGATCCCCTATTCCATTTATTATCAGTGGAAATGTTGCTCTGTTTATCTTGATCTATCTTTTTGATATTCTTTTTGAATTGAAGATTATACCTATACCTCTTTTTCAATGGACGGTCGATCAATTAAGTTTACCAACAAATTTTCAAGCTTTTATTCAACAGCCTTGGTCTCTACTGACTTACAATTTTCTTTATACGGGACTATTTAATGTTGCTTTTGATTGTTTATGGCTCTATTGGTTAGGGAATATTTTCTTCAATTTTCTAAGTAAACGACAATTTCTGTTTATTTATATCTTTTCTGGGTTGCTTGCGGGACTGATCTTTTTGATCTTTTCACATCTTGCACTTTTTTCTAATTTACCTAATCCTTATTTAAATACAGGTTCGATCACTATTGCGGCCATTTTAGCATCAATAGCGACTTTAGTTCCTAAGTATGAACTGAGGCTTCTATTATTTGGAAATGTAAAATTAAAGACCATTGCTATTGTGTATTTTGCCATACAATTCTTATTCTTCATACTGACAAATAAACCAGCTGCTATCAGTTATTTTTGCGCTGTTATATTTGGCATGGGGTACACTTATGCATTGCAATCTGGTATGGATTGGTCTAAAATATTTAAAAAGAAAGATAAAAAACGTTCAAAACTAAAAGTAGTAGTCGGACATGGTGAACGATCAATGCCTCAACACCGATATGATTTACCCAATCAGGATCAGATCGACCAAATATTGGATAAGATATCTTTATCCGGATACGATAGTTTAAGTACTCACGAAAAAGAAATTCTATTTAAAGCAAGCAATAACAATAAGATAGATGGCTAG
- a CDS encoding rhomboid family intramembrane serine protease, producing MNSANPLSNLPTVTKNLLIINVVCFVGSMIFENSTRLFGVYYPDSPFFNVWQIITYMFMHGGFTHIFFNMFSLVMFGPIIEQVLGSKRFLNFYLLTGIGALVLQFGVQAFEVYQIAGVVNPGSSLKFDMISGMVYSDSPNISQAGLGTLVSIYNTPLVGASGAIYGLLLAFAYLFPNLKLALIFIPVPIKAKYFIPIMILIEIYLGFSNSGGSIAHLAHVGGALFGYLLLKAWGIKKGIY from the coding sequence ATGAATAGCGCTAACCCTCTTTCAAATTTACCTACAGTAACTAAAAACTTACTTATCATAAATGTGGTTTGTTTTGTTGGTTCGATGATCTTTGAAAACTCAACGAGACTTTTTGGGGTCTATTATCCTGACTCTCCTTTTTTCAATGTGTGGCAAATCATTACCTATATGTTTATGCATGGAGGTTTTACACATATTTTCTTTAATATGTTTTCACTAGTGATGTTTGGTCCGATCATCGAACAGGTATTGGGATCAAAGCGTTTTCTAAATTTTTATTTATTAACTGGAATTGGAGCTCTGGTTCTTCAATTTGGCGTTCAGGCATTTGAAGTGTATCAAATCGCTGGTGTAGTTAATCCAGGCAGTAGTCTAAAGTTTGATATGATCTCGGGCATGGTATATAGCGACAGCCCTAATATATCTCAGGCAGGTTTAGGAACTTTAGTTTCAATCTATAATACGCCATTGGTAGGTGCTTCTGGTGCTATTTATGGTTTGTTGTTAGCTTTTGCCTACTTATTCCCCAATCTCAAGCTTGCACTTATCTTTATACCTGTACCGATAAAGGCGAAATATTTTATCCCAATCATGATCTTGATTGAAATCTATTTAGGATTTTCAAATTCAGGAGGGTCTATTGCCCATTTAGCGCACGTTGGAGGAGCATTATTTGGTTACCTATTGCTAAAAGCTTGGGGTATTAAAAAAGGAATATATTAA